In the genome of Drosophila yakuba strain Tai18E2 chromosome 3R, Prin_Dyak_Tai18E2_2.1, whole genome shotgun sequence, one region contains:
- the LOC6537755 gene encoding valacyclovir hydrolase produces the protein MLGNLCRLLGARSPITRRLVHTERKVRVNGSDLNIVESGSGERSLLLMPGALGSAWTDFRPQIEQLPKLLPGHTIIAWDPPGYGKSVPPQRKFGLEFFREDAQTAVDLMRALDRPRFSILGWSDGGITALIVAGRHAEAVDRLAIWGAGAYLNADEVKALKNIRDVAKWSPRMREPMEKVYGVERFPQLWAEWVDAACAFYDQRDGDFCRAEVEQIKIPTFILHGKKDPMIAAEHIPWLRERLPHAKYYEFPEGKHNIHLRYAEEFNKLVADFFNKKD, from the coding sequence ATGCTGGGCAATCTGTGCCGACTTTTGGGTGCCCGTTCCCCGATCACCAGGCGCTTGGTGCACACGGAACGGAAAGTTCGGGTGAATGGCTCCGATTTGAACATTGTGGAGAGCGGCAGTGGGGAGCGGAGTCTGCTCCTGATGCCAGGAGCACTGGGTTCCGCCTGGACCGACTTTAGGCCTCAGATCGAGCAGTTGCCGAAACTGCTGCCGGGACACACTATCATCGCCTGGGATCCGCCGGGTTACGGCAAATCAGTGCCgccgcagcgcaagtttggCCTTGAATTCTTTCGGGAGGATGCCCAGACAGCCGTGGATTTGATGCGTGCTCTGGACAGACCACGCTTCTCGATACTGGGCTGGAGTGATGGTGGCATTACGGCCCTCATAGTCGCAGGTCGTCATGCAGAGGCTGTGGATCGCCTAGCCATCTGGGGAGCAGGTGCCTACTTGAACGCCGACGAAGTCAAGGCCCTCAAGAACATCCGGGATGTAGCCAAGTGGTCGCCGCGCATGCGTGAGCCCATGGAGAAGGTTTACGGCGTAGAGAGATTCCCCCAACTGTGGGCTGAATGGGTGGACGCCGCATGCGCCTTCTATGACCAAAGGGATGGTGACTTCTGTCGCGCCGAAGTTGAACAAATAAAGATACCCACTTTTATACTGCACGGAAAAAAGGATCCCATGATAGCGGCGGAGCACATTCCTTGGCTGCGGGAGCGATTGCCCCATGCGAAGTACTACGAGTTTCCCGAGGGCAAGCACAATATCCATCTACGTTATGCGGAGGAGTTTAACAAACTGGTGGCTGACTTCTTTAACAAAAAGGACTAA
- the LOC6537749 gene encoding broad-complex core protein isoform X1, whose translation MDDEFKLCWKNFQDNIASGFQNLYDRGDLVDVTLACDGKLLHAHKIVLAICSPYFQEIFTTNPCKHPIIILKDVSFNIMMELLEFMYQGVVNVKHTELQSFMKIGQLLQIKGLATNSNSSPGSSVSEKSSSQPPAEESSNTNHHSSNNNSNNNSKSETDHNESKGQSNSRTTSPGGASRASNDASHLYTSSKRPMPSDFGSDSLSIYSGKQLRRSLKDHGSGGSEGGGGDHADSAAGLDNSLNSEEFFLPPIPQITMGEQRYDLGGLKRESDGHHHGPLSAGGGSSGSVGSLTSSASPSAPIRNPFAPAFSMDSYNFYKGGNSSGPSGSSNNSGGPCGINNNGSVGSGTEYPNELYMPNDYSKNFANHMDIPSSGSNMVMLSTTSLLHGNCVFNRNNTVATQQGMKTYWLCKSYRISMCRARCITHLGRIISATGVHNHTPHMRGGQGSTAPSTASVSGNPAPVPISSQAAYSLTDGGGHLGPDLQHGNRVSNMFANQTPPPPPPPPPLPVTSTPHHPHHHHHLGQPLPNLLVQHHPAPSHMEQHGSSASLLHNPNLMHLQTQTHHQQQHHQQHSPHNPPPPQQHNLELGGGSGSGAVLLSPAHLQQSPQSNRSSHSLQAQSPPPQPVEEQQPHQQQQQQQEGASSEVATDPSSAHVINSITISPNSRHTFKMENM comes from the exons ATGGACGACGAGTTCAAGCTGTGCTGGAAGAACTTCCAGGACAACATTGCCAGCGGCTTCCAGAATCTGTACGACCGCGGCGACCTGGTGGACGTGACCCTCGCCTGCGATGGAAAGCTCCTCCATGCCCACAAGATAGTGCTGGCTATCTGCAGTCCCTACTTCCAGGAGATCTTCACCACCAATCCCTGCAAGCATCCCATCA TAATACTCAAGGATGTAAGCTTCAACATTATGATGGAGCTACTGGAGTTCATGTACCAAGGAGTGGTGAATGTTAAGCACACGGAGCTGCAGTCGTTCATGAAGATTGGCCAGCTGCTGCAGATCAAGGGCTTGGCTACCAATTCGAACTCCTCGCCAGGATCGAGTGTATCCGAGAAGTCCTCTAGTCAGCCACCGGCAGAAGAATCGAGCAACACCAATCATCACAGCTCCAACAATAATAGCAATAACAATAGCAAATCGGAAACGGATCACAATGAATCCAAGGGCCAGAGCAATTCAAGAACCACTTCGCCAGGTGGTGCCAGCAGAGCCTCCAACGATGCCAGCCACCTCTACACATCCAGCAAACGTCCGATGCCGTCGGATTTTGGCAGCGATTCCCTGTCCATTTACTCCGGCAAGCAGTTGAGACGCTCCCTCAAGGATCACGGCTCCGGCGGAAGCGAAGGAGGCGGGGGCGATCACGCGGATAGTGCAGCCGGATTGGACAACAGCCTGAATTCAGAGGAGTTCTTCTTGCCACCCATTCCACAAATTACGATGGGAGAACAGCGCTACGATCTCGGAGGTCTGAAGCGCGAATCGGATGGTCACCATCACGGTCCATTGTCGGCTGGCGGAGGTAGCTCGGGCAGCGTGGGCAGCCTCACCTCTTCGGCCTCTCCATCTGCACCCATCCGAAATCCCTTTGCCCCGGCCTTCAGCATGGACAGCTACAACTTCTACAAGGGCGGCAACAGCAGTGGTCCCAGTGGCAGTTCCAATAATTCGGGTGGCCCATGTGGCATCAACAACAATGGATCCGTGGGCTCTGGCACCGAGTACCCCAACGAACTGTACATGCCCAACGATTACTccaaaaactttgccaacCACATGGACATTCCCTCAA GCGGCAGCAACATGGTGATGCTGTCCACCACCTCGCTGCTCCACGGCAACTGCGTGTTCAACCGGAACAACACGGTGGCCACGCAGCAGGGCATGAAGACCTACTGGCTGTGCAAGTCGTACCGGATCAGCATGTGCCGGGCGCGGTGCATCACCCACTTGGGCAGGATCATATCCGCCACAGGCGTCCACAACCATACGCCGCACATGCGCGGCGGTCAGGGATCTACGGCGCCATCGACAGCGTCTGTTTCTGGAAATCCAGCGCCAGTGCCCATTTCCAGCCAAGCGGCTTACTCTCTAACGGATGGAGGTGGCCACTTGGGTCCGGATTTGCAGCATGGCAATCGTGTATCAAACATGTTTGCCAATCAAacgcctccaccgccgccaccaccaccgccacttCCAGTGACATCAACGCCGCACCACCCGCATCATCACCACCACTTGGGACAACCTCTGCCCAATCTCCTGGTGCAGCACCATCCGGCGCCATCGCACATGGAGCAGCATGGCAGCTCAGCAAGCCTCTTGCACAATCCAAATCTGATGCACCTGCAGACCCAGACgcaccaccaacagcaacaccaccagcagcactcACCACACAATCCTCCGCCTCCGCAGCAGCATAATCTGGAGCTGGGAGGTGGCTCGGGATCGGGAGCAGTGCTTCTCTCGCCGGCGCATCTGCAGCAAAGTCCGCAATCGAACCGGAGCAGTCATTCCCTCCAGGCACAGAGTCCACCTCCACAGCCCGTGGAGGAACAGCAGccacaccagcagcagcagcagcagcaagaagGAGCCAGCTCTGAGGTTGCCACAGATCCCAGCAGTGCTCACGTGATCAACTCCATCACCATATCCCCGAACAGCAGGCACACCTTCAAGATGGAGAACATGTAA
- the LOC6537753 gene encoding protein D3, whose amino-acid sequence MDDIVPDVLDAVPAGTIKVAYGDSLEVKQGNELTPTQVKDQPNVSWSGLEGKSNLLTLLMVDPDAPTRQDPKYREILHWAVVNIPGSNVDPSGGHPVAAYVGSGPPEGTGLHRYIFLLYRQENKIEETPTIPNTIRAGRLNFKARDFAAKHGLGEPIAANYYQAQYDDYVPIRNKTIVG is encoded by the exons ATGGATGATATTGTGCCCGATGTGCTGGATGCGGTTCCCGCTGGCACCATAAAGGTCGCCTATGGCGATAGCTTGGAGGTGAAGCAAGGTAACGAGCTGACCCCCACCCAGGTGAAGGATCAACCGAATGTCAGCTGGTCTGGTCTGGAGGGAAAGTCCAACCTATTAACCCTGCTTATGGTGGATCCCGATGCTCCGACTCGCCAGGATCCCAAGTACCGTGAGATTCTGCACTGGGCTGTGGTCAACATTCCCGGCAGCAATGTGGATCCGTCCGGTGGCCATCCTGTGGCAGCCTACGTTGGATCTGGTCCGCCGGAGGGCACTGGCCTGCATCGTTATATTTTCCTGCTCTACCGCCAGGAGAACAAGATCGAGGAGACGCCCACTATACCCAATAC TATTCGCGCAGGCCGTTTGAACTTCAAAGCCCGGGATTTTGCCGCCAAGCACGGATTGGGAGAACCCATTGCTGCCAATTACTACCAGGCCCAGTACGATGACTATGTGCCCATTCGGAATAAAACAATCGTAGGCTAG
- the LOC6537749 gene encoding protein abrupt isoform X3 yields MDDEFKLCWKNFQDNIASGFQNLYDRGDLVDVTLACDGKLLHAHKIVLAICSPYFQEIFTTNPCKHPIIILKDVSFNIMMELLEFMYQGVVNVKHTELQSFMKIGQLLQIKGLATNSNSSPGSSVSEKSSSQPPAEESSNTNHHSSNNNSNNNSKSETDHNESKGQSNSRTTSPGGASRASNDASHLYTSSKRPMPSDFGSDSLSIYSGKQLRRSLKDHGSGGSEGGGGDHADSAAGLDNSLNSEEFFLPPIPQITMGEQRYDLGGLKRESDGHHHGPLSAGGGSSGSVGSLTSSASPSAPIRNPFAPAFSMDSYNFYKGGNSSGPSGSSNNSGGPCGINNNGSVGSGTEYPNELYMPNDYSKNFANHMDIPSNWAIILHPSFGIHM; encoded by the exons ATGGACGACGAGTTCAAGCTGTGCTGGAAGAACTTCCAGGACAACATTGCCAGCGGCTTCCAGAATCTGTACGACCGCGGCGACCTGGTGGACGTGACCCTCGCCTGCGATGGAAAGCTCCTCCATGCCCACAAGATAGTGCTGGCTATCTGCAGTCCCTACTTCCAGGAGATCTTCACCACCAATCCCTGCAAGCATCCCATCA TAATACTCAAGGATGTAAGCTTCAACATTATGATGGAGCTACTGGAGTTCATGTACCAAGGAGTGGTGAATGTTAAGCACACGGAGCTGCAGTCGTTCATGAAGATTGGCCAGCTGCTGCAGATCAAGGGCTTGGCTACCAATTCGAACTCCTCGCCAGGATCGAGTGTATCCGAGAAGTCCTCTAGTCAGCCACCGGCAGAAGAATCGAGCAACACCAATCATCACAGCTCCAACAATAATAGCAATAACAATAGCAAATCGGAAACGGATCACAATGAATCCAAGGGCCAGAGCAATTCAAGAACCACTTCGCCAGGTGGTGCCAGCAGAGCCTCCAACGATGCCAGCCACCTCTACACATCCAGCAAACGTCCGATGCCGTCGGATTTTGGCAGCGATTCCCTGTCCATTTACTCCGGCAAGCAGTTGAGACGCTCCCTCAAGGATCACGGCTCCGGCGGAAGCGAAGGAGGCGGGGGCGATCACGCGGATAGTGCAGCCGGATTGGACAACAGCCTGAATTCAGAGGAGTTCTTCTTGCCACCCATTCCACAAATTACGATGGGAGAACAGCGCTACGATCTCGGAGGTCTGAAGCGCGAATCGGATGGTCACCATCACGGTCCATTGTCGGCTGGCGGAGGTAGCTCGGGCAGCGTGGGCAGCCTCACCTCTTCGGCCTCTCCATCTGCACCCATCCGAAATCCCTTTGCCCCGGCCTTCAGCATGGACAGCTACAACTTCTACAAGGGCGGCAACAGCAGTGGTCCCAGTGGCAGTTCCAATAATTCGGGTGGCCCATGTGGCATCAACAACAATGGATCCGTGGGCTCTGGCACCGAGTACCCCAACGAACTGTACATGCCCAACGATTACTccaaaaactttgccaacCACATGGACATTCCCTCAA ATTGGGCTATTATTTTGCATCCATCATTTggcatacatatgtaa
- the LOC6537754 gene encoding protein D3, translating to MDTAGIIPDIIDVKPASKATITYPSGVQVELGKELTPTQVKDQPTVVFDAEPNALYTILLVDPDAPSREDPKFRELLHWLVINIPGNKVSEGQTIAEYIGAGPREGTGLHRYVFLVFKQNEKITTEKFVSKTSRTGRINVKARDYIQKYSFGGPVAGNFFQAQYDDYVKTLIETVQ from the coding sequence ATGGACACCGCCGGCATTATTCCCGACATCATCGACGTCAAGCCCGCCTCCAAGGCAACCATCACCTATCCTTCCGGCGTTCAGGTTGAGCTGGGCAAGGAGCTGACTCCCACTCAGGTGAAGGACCAGCCCACGGTCGTCTTCGATGCCGAGCCCAACGCTCTGTACACCATCCTGTTGGTGGACCCCGACGCACCCAGCCGCGAGGACCCCAAGTTCCGTGAGCTGCTCCACTGGCTGGTGATCAACATTCCCGGCAACAAGGTCTCCGAGGGCCAGACCATCGCCGAGTACATCGGTGCTGGACCCCGTGAGGGAACCGGCCTGCACCGCTACGTCTTCCTGGTGTTCAAGCAGAACGAGAAGATCACCACCGAGAAGTTCGTGTCCAAGACCAGCCGCACCGGCCGCATCAACGTCAAGGCCCGCGACTACATCCAGAAGTACAGCTTCGGCGGTCCCGTGGCCGGCAACTTCTTCCAGGCCCAGTACGATGACTACGTGAAGACCCTCATCGAGACGGTCCAGTAA
- the LOC6537752 gene encoding AP-2 complex subunit mu, with protein sequence MIGGLFVYNHKGEVLISRVYRDDIGRNAVDAFRVNVIHARQQVRSPVTNIARTSFFHIKRANIWLAAVTKQNVNAAMVFEFLLKIIEVMQSYFGKISEENIKNNFVLIYELLDEILDFGYPQNTDSGTLKTFITQQGIKSATKEEQMQITSQVTGQIGWRREGIKYRRNELFLDVLEYVNLLMSPQGQVLSAHVAGKVVMKSYLSGMPECKFGINDKIVMESKGRGLSGNSEAETSRSGKPVVVIDDCQFHQCVKLSKFETEHSISFIPPDGEFELMRYRTTKDISLPFRVIPLVREVGRTKMEVKVVLKSNFKPSLLGQKIEVKIPTPLNTSGVQLICLKGKAKYKASENAIVWKIKRMAGMKETQLSAEIELLETDTKKKWTRPPISMNFEVPFAPSGFKVRYLKVFEPKLNYSDHDVVKWVRYIGRSGLYETRC encoded by the exons ATGATTGGCGGCCTGTTCGTCTACAACCACAAGGGCGAGGTGCTGATCTCGCGAGTTTACCGCGACGACATCGGTCGGAATGCCGTGGACGCCTTTCGGGTCAACGTCATCCACGCCCGCCAGCAAGTCCGCTCGCCAGTGACGAACATTGCGAGGACCAGCTTCTTCCACATCAAG AGAGCAAACATTTGGCTGGCGGCTGTGACCAAGCAGAATGTGAACGCTGCCATGGTCTTTGAGTTCCTTCTGAAGATCATCGAGGTGATGCAATCCTACTTCGGCAAGATCTCCGAGGAGAACATCAAGAATAACTTCGTGCTCATCTACGAGCTGCTGGATGAGATCCTCGACTTTGGCTACCCGCAGAACACGGACTCCGGCACTCTGAAGACCTTCATCACACAGCAAGGCATCAAGTCGGCCACCAAGGAGGAGCAGATGCAGATAACCTCGCAGGTCACCGGCCAGATTGGCTGGCGTCGCGAGGGCATCAAGTACCGGCGCAACGAGCTTTTCCTGGACGTATTGGAGTACGTGAACCTGTTGATGAGCCCGCAGGGTCAGGTTTTGTCTGCCCATGTGGCCGGCAAGGTGGTAATGAAGTCGTACTTGTCGG GCATGCCCGAGTGCAAGTTCGGCATCAACGACAAGATCGTGATGGAGTCTAAGGGACGCGGCCTCTCTGGAAATTCAGAGGCGGAAACCTCACGCTCCGGCAAACCCGTTGTGGTCATCGATGACTGCCAGTTCCATCAGTGCGTCAAGCTAAGCAAATTCGAGACGGAGCATTCGATCAGCTTCATCCCGCCGGACGGGGAGTTCGAGCTGATGCGTTACCGTACCACCAAAGACATTTCGCTGCCATTCCGAGTTATCCCGCTGGTGCGGGAGGTGGGTCGCACCAAGATGGAGGTTAAGGTTGTGCTGAAGTCCAACTTTAAGCCCTCGTTGCTGGGCCAAAAGATCGAGGTGAAGATACCAACCCCGCTAAATACATCGGGAGTGCAACTCATCTGCTTGAAAGGCAAAGCCAAATACAAGGCATCGGAGAACGCGATCGTGTGGAAGATTAAGCGCATGGCGGGCATGAAGGAGACACAGCTGTCCGCGGAAATCGAGCTTTTGGAGACGGACACCAAGAAGAAGTGGACCCGGCCGCCCATCTCCATGAACTTTGAGGTGCCGTTCGCGCCGTCCGGCTTCAAGGTACGCTACCTGAAGGTGTTCGAGCCCAAGCTCAACTACTCCGACCACGATGTGGTCAAATGGGTGCGCTACATCGGACGCAGTGGATTGTACGAGACGCGCTGCTAG
- the LOC6537749 gene encoding broad-complex core protein isoforms 1/2/3/4/5 isoform X2, translating into MDDEFKLCWKNFQDNIASGFQNLYDRGDLVDVTLACDGKLLHAHKIVLAICSPYFQEIFTTNPCKHPIIILKDVSFNIMMELLEFMYQGVVNVKHTELQSFMKIGQLLQIKGLATNSNSSPGSSVSEKSSSQPPAEESSNTNHHSSNNNSNNNSKSETDHNESKGQSNSRTTSPGGASRASNDASHLYTSSKRPMPSDFGSDSLSIYSGKQLRRSLKDHGSGGSEGGGGDHADSAAGLDNSLNSEEFFLPPIPQITMGEQRYDLGGLKRESDGHHHGPLSAGGGSSGSVGSLTSSASPSAPIRNPFAPAFSMDSYNFYKGGNSSGPSGSSNNSGGPCGINNNGSVGSGTEYPNELYMPNDYSKNFANHMDIPSIAPGEHWFQGKLEFMLSQRGKPLLVHDGHTFGIQYVRKDKKYWQCNLSRKFNCKARVTTTDTGDIIVTNNEHCHTEIRQHLRKDYQRNKVMMNALINLSTSHMRRHNMGGLGALPMVPEVLTQGTPIHEMVQNLHEMAAKASAGQQHHQQQQRAHDLEEPLDCGLRSSVALDEMARSFMTNNKPSIAFPGSESGHNQHGSDTKEEPSWKEKIEGDA; encoded by the exons ATGGACGACGAGTTCAAGCTGTGCTGGAAGAACTTCCAGGACAACATTGCCAGCGGCTTCCAGAATCTGTACGACCGCGGCGACCTGGTGGACGTGACCCTCGCCTGCGATGGAAAGCTCCTCCATGCCCACAAGATAGTGCTGGCTATCTGCAGTCCCTACTTCCAGGAGATCTTCACCACCAATCCCTGCAAGCATCCCATCA TAATACTCAAGGATGTAAGCTTCAACATTATGATGGAGCTACTGGAGTTCATGTACCAAGGAGTGGTGAATGTTAAGCACACGGAGCTGCAGTCGTTCATGAAGATTGGCCAGCTGCTGCAGATCAAGGGCTTGGCTACCAATTCGAACTCCTCGCCAGGATCGAGTGTATCCGAGAAGTCCTCTAGTCAGCCACCGGCAGAAGAATCGAGCAACACCAATCATCACAGCTCCAACAATAATAGCAATAACAATAGCAAATCGGAAACGGATCACAATGAATCCAAGGGCCAGAGCAATTCAAGAACCACTTCGCCAGGTGGTGCCAGCAGAGCCTCCAACGATGCCAGCCACCTCTACACATCCAGCAAACGTCCGATGCCGTCGGATTTTGGCAGCGATTCCCTGTCCATTTACTCCGGCAAGCAGTTGAGACGCTCCCTCAAGGATCACGGCTCCGGCGGAAGCGAAGGAGGCGGGGGCGATCACGCGGATAGTGCAGCCGGATTGGACAACAGCCTGAATTCAGAGGAGTTCTTCTTGCCACCCATTCCACAAATTACGATGGGAGAACAGCGCTACGATCTCGGAGGTCTGAAGCGCGAATCGGATGGTCACCATCACGGTCCATTGTCGGCTGGCGGAGGTAGCTCGGGCAGCGTGGGCAGCCTCACCTCTTCGGCCTCTCCATCTGCACCCATCCGAAATCCCTTTGCCCCGGCCTTCAGCATGGACAGCTACAACTTCTACAAGGGCGGCAACAGCAGTGGTCCCAGTGGCAGTTCCAATAATTCGGGTGGCCCATGTGGCATCAACAACAATGGATCCGTGGGCTCTGGCACCGAGTACCCCAACGAACTGTACATGCCCAACGATTACTccaaaaactttgccaacCACATGGACATTCCCTCAA TCGCACCCGGCGAGCACTGGTTCCAGGGCAAGCTGGAGTTCATGCTGAGCCAGCGCGGCAAGCCGCTGCTGGTCCACGACGGGCACACCTTCGGCATTCAGTACGTGCGCAAGGACAAGAAGTACTGGCAGTGCAACCTGTCGCGCAAGTTCAACTGCAAGGCGCGCGTGACCACCACGGACACCGGCGACATCATCGTGACCAACAACGAGCACTGCCACACGGAGATACGTCAGCACCTGCGCAAGGACTACCAGCGCAACAAGGTGATGATGAACGCCCTGATCAACCTGAGTACAAGTCACATGCGACGCCACAACATGGGCGGTCTGGGTGCCTTGCCCATGGTGCCAGAGGTCCTGACCCAGGGCACACCCATCCACGAAATGGTTCAGAACCTGCACGAAATGGCAGCAAAAGCATCGGCGGGACAGCAACATcatcaacaacagcagcgggCACATGATCTGGAGGAGCCGCTGGACTGCGGACTCCGATCCTCGGTGGCGCTCGATGAGATGGCGCGCAGCTTCATGACCAACAACAAGCCCTCAATTGCCTTCCCGGGCAGCGAATCTGGTCATAACCAGCATGGCAGCGATACCAAAGAGGAACCGTCGTGGAAGGAGAAGATCGAGGGCGACGCTTAG
- the LOC6537751 gene encoding 26S proteasome non-ATPase regulatory subunit 6: protein MPAENLEEQGLEKNPNLELAQTKFLLTLAEYKQDAALKAKLLEAIRTENMAPWYEHICTELGWAVDKDLLARMKENNRVEVEQLDAAIEDAEKNLGEMEVREANLKKSEYLCRIGDKAAAETAFRKTYEKTVSLGHRLDIVFHLIRLGLFYLDHDLITRNIDKAKYLIEEGGDWDRRNRLKVYQGVYSVAVRDFKAAATFFLDTVSTFTSYELMDYPTFVRYTVYVAMIALPRNELRDKVIKGSEIQEVLHGLPDVKQFLFALYNCQYENFYVHLAGVEKHLRSDYLIHPHYRYYVREMRILGYTQLLESYRSLTLQYMAESFGVTVDYIDQELARFIAAGRLHAKVDRVGGIVETNRPDNKNWQYQATIKQGDLLLNRIQKLSRVINI from the coding sequence ATGCCTGCCGAAAACCTGGAGGAGCAGGGTCTGGAGAAGAACCCTAACCTGGAGCTGGCGCAAACGAAGTTCTTGCTCACCCTGGCGGAGTACAAGCAGGATGCGGCGTTGAAGGCGAAGCTTCTGGAGGCGATTCGCACGGAGAACATGGCCCCGTGGTACGAGCACATCTGCACGGAACTCGGCTGGGCCGTGGACAAAGATCTGCTAGCGCGCATGAAGGAGAACAACCGCGTGGAGGTGGAGCAGCTGGACGCGGCGATCGAGGATGCGGAAAAGAATCTCGGCGAGATGGAAGTACGCGAGGCGAACCTAAAGAAGTCCGAGTACTTGTGCCGTATTGGTGACAAGGCTGCGGCAGAGACCGCTTTCCGCAAGACCTACGAGAAGACCGTTTCCCTGGGCCACCGCCTGGACATCGTATTCCATCTGATCCGCTTGGGACTGTTTTACCTCGACCATGATCTTATCACTCGCAACATCGACAAGGCCAAGTATCTGATCGAGGAGGGCGGCGACTGGGACCGACGCAACCGGCTGAAGGTATACCAGGGCGTCTATTCGGTGGCGGTGCGTGACTTTAAGGCGGCGGCCACCTTCTTCCTAGACACCGTGAGCACCTTCACCTCATATGAGCTGATGGACTACCCCACCTTTGTGCGTTACACCGTTTACGTGGCCATGATCGCCCTGCCCCGCAATGAGCTGCGCGACAAAGTGATCAAGGGCTCCGAAATCCAGGAGGTGCTCCACGGTCTGCCTGACGTGAAACAGTTCCTGTTCGCCTTGTACAACTGCCAATACGAGAACTTCTACGTGCACTTGGCCGGCGTAGAGAAGCATCTGCGTTCGGACTACCTCATTCACCCCCACTACCGCTACTACGTGCGCGAGATGCGCATTCTGGGATACACCCAGTTGCTGGAGTCGTACCGCTCCCTCACCCTGCAGTATATGGCCGAGTCGTTCGGCGTAACCGTGGACTACATCGACCAGGAGCTGGCCCGCTTCATCGCCGCCGGACGGCTGCACGCCAAGGTGGATCGCGTCGGCGGCATTGTGGAGACCAATCGGCCTGACAACAAGAACTGGCAATACCAGGCGACCATCAAACAGGGCGATCTGCTGCTCAACCGCATCCAGAAGCTGAGCCGCGTGATAAACATCTAA